In the genome of Nocardia sp. NBC_00416, one region contains:
- a CDS encoding carboxymuconolactone decarboxylase family protein, protein MHTYSIAARAATASRLPNPQQLVPELAEVGAALFKATGNGSVPRGTISLVQLRVGQIVGSTYLTVLHSGNLRTAGESEERIAAVATWTDAPHFSEAERAALALAESVVQPSPHGERVSDELYAGAAQHYDDRALATLAMAIGQVNFFVALAAVGKPIPGRPPAEQWTPLQG, encoded by the coding sequence ATGCACACCTATTCGATCGCCGCGAGGGCGGCGACCGCCTCCCGTCTCCCCAACCCCCAGCAGCTCGTTCCGGAGCTGGCCGAGGTCGGCGCGGCGTTGTTCAAGGCCACCGGCAACGGTTCGGTACCCCGGGGCACCATCAGCCTGGTCCAGCTGCGCGTCGGGCAGATCGTCGGCAGCACCTACCTCACCGTCCTGCATTCGGGAAATCTGCGGACCGCCGGTGAATCCGAGGAGCGGATCGCCGCGGTGGCGACCTGGACCGACGCACCCCATTTCAGCGAAGCCGAACGTGCGGCGCTGGCGTTGGCCGAATCGGTGGTACAACCGTCACCGCACGGCGAGCGGGTATCCGACGAGCTCTACGCCGGGGCGGCGCAACACTACGACGACCGAGCGCTGGCGACGCTGGCGATGGCCATCGGCCAAGTGAATTTCTTCGTCGCGCTGGCAGCCGTCGGCAAACCGATTCCCGGCCGCCCGCCCGCCGAACAGTGGACACCGTTGCAGGGCTGA
- a CDS encoding ribonuclease Z, protein MSQRELVVLGTASQVPTARRNHNGYVLRWGREAVLFDPGEGTQRQMIHAGISVTDLTRIAITHFHGDHSLGLAGVMQRINLDRVPHPIDAYYPASGQRFFDNLRDATAYHRTVEPRSHPITGPGELPAPDAPFRIATARLDHPVEAFGYRITEPDYRTIHPERLAELGLQGPLVGRLQHEGEIPWRGGTVTLEEVSTVRRGQSFAFVMDTRLCPAAYELAAGVDMLVIEATFLDADAELAAEHGHLTASQAGRIAAAAGARTLVLTHFSQRYRTLDAHSAEARREFGGDMVLASDLDRIPFPSRR, encoded by the coding sequence ATGTCACAGCGGGAACTGGTCGTACTCGGTACCGCGAGCCAGGTGCCGACCGCGCGGCGCAATCACAACGGCTATGTGCTGCGCTGGGGTCGTGAGGCCGTGCTGTTCGATCCCGGGGAGGGCACCCAGCGGCAGATGATCCACGCCGGGATCTCGGTAACCGATCTGACCCGGATCGCGATCACGCATTTCCACGGCGACCACAGCCTCGGGCTGGCCGGGGTGATGCAGCGGATCAACCTGGACCGGGTCCCGCACCCGATCGATGCCTACTATCCGGCCTCGGGCCAGCGGTTCTTCGATAATCTCCGCGACGCCACCGCCTACCATCGCACTGTGGAACCGCGGTCCCACCCGATTACCGGGCCGGGCGAGTTACCGGCTCCCGACGCCCCGTTCCGGATCGCCACCGCGCGCCTCGACCACCCGGTGGAGGCGTTCGGCTACCGGATCACCGAACCCGACTACCGGACCATCCATCCGGAGCGCCTGGCCGAACTCGGCCTGCAGGGCCCGCTCGTGGGCCGGCTGCAGCACGAAGGGGAAATCCCCTGGCGCGGGGGCACCGTCACACTCGAGGAGGTCAGCACGGTGCGGCGCGGCCAGAGTTTCGCGTTCGTCATGGACACCCGGCTCTGCCCGGCCGCCTACGAACTCGCTGCCGGCGTGGACATGCTCGTCATCGAGGCCACGTTCCTCGACGCCGACGCCGAGCTGGCCGCGGAGCACGGCCATCTCACTGCGAGTCAGGCCGGTCGTATCGCCGCCGCGGCCGGCGCGCGGACTTTGGTGCTGACTCATTTCTCCCAGCGTTACCGCACCCTGGACGCCCATTCGGCCGAGGCGCGGCGGGAGTTCGGCGGGGATATGGTGCTGGCCTCGGATCTGGACCGGATTCCGTTCCCGTCGCGGCGCTGA
- a CDS encoding tetratricopeptide repeat protein, with translation MSENNPPGLELLYEGAAAYQGGDIAEALRIFEHAVATTADGVRTSALINAASMYDELGDHEGAAARYRRALAEIPDDATEKRASTLINYSQALQHLGALDDAQSVLEQARDLLTDAEDLGVLRVSCLLSLSAVATHRSQWSRVIEIATESLDAALLFAPHLCGHPLMNLAGAYFETGRRDLGVDFAQQALAAFTAAGDHNAVADTQQNLAQIFSRLDRLDEAEELVLASQAYYEGAGLGYRAGIGWKIRGFLAECRGEIDRADAWYRRSLDCFRASGAVLDTAAVQCRLATLEYACGRVGAGQLLLADAFAVYAERGLGLQCAQLDYWHAVLVEMVIDDMDALPAELAALGRALAVPAAIAIDAVRYTLPNGNQREQWNREVADPAMRLAFRFAHLCQDGLLLADLIETQCAGTTLDMNTAGRAERPQFPLDTPNPPTGADPRPGPLHLGSALARVAAAAGLPVTPPPRLAVGPEARIALGEYIAAAEQRYGQRVREDRVVPA, from the coding sequence ATGAGCGAGAACAACCCACCCGGTCTGGAGCTGCTGTACGAGGGCGCCGCCGCCTACCAGGGCGGCGATATCGCCGAGGCGTTGCGGATCTTCGAACACGCCGTGGCCACCACGGCCGACGGCGTACGGACCAGTGCGCTGATCAATGCCGCGAGTATGTACGACGAACTCGGTGACCACGAGGGCGCGGCGGCACGGTACCGGCGGGCGCTCGCCGAGATCCCGGACGACGCCACGGAGAAACGAGCGTCCACACTGATCAACTATTCCCAGGCCCTCCAGCACCTCGGCGCGTTGGACGACGCGCAATCGGTACTCGAGCAGGCGCGGGACCTGCTCACCGACGCGGAAGACCTCGGCGTGCTGCGGGTATCGTGCCTGCTCTCGCTGAGTGCGGTCGCGACGCACCGCAGCCAGTGGAGCCGGGTCATCGAGATCGCCACCGAATCCCTCGACGCTGCCCTACTTTTCGCTCCACACCTGTGCGGGCATCCGCTGATGAACCTGGCCGGCGCGTATTTCGAGACCGGTCGGCGCGACCTCGGCGTGGATTTCGCGCAGCAGGCGCTGGCGGCCTTCACCGCGGCGGGCGACCACAACGCGGTGGCCGATACCCAGCAGAACCTGGCTCAGATCTTCAGTCGGCTCGACCGGCTCGACGAGGCCGAGGAACTGGTTCTGGCCAGCCAGGCGTACTACGAGGGCGCCGGACTCGGTTACCGCGCCGGTATCGGCTGGAAGATCCGCGGATTCCTGGCCGAGTGCCGGGGGGAGATCGATCGGGCCGACGCGTGGTATCGGCGCAGCCTCGACTGTTTCCGGGCTTCCGGCGCCGTATTGGATACCGCTGCCGTGCAATGTCGACTCGCCACCTTGGAGTACGCCTGCGGCCGGGTCGGTGCGGGGCAGCTACTGCTCGCCGACGCGTTCGCCGTGTACGCCGAGCGCGGTCTCGGCCTCCAGTGCGCGCAGCTCGACTACTGGCATGCCGTGCTGGTGGAGATGGTGATCGATGATATGGACGCACTACCGGCCGAGTTGGCCGCGCTGGGCCGTGCGCTGGCGGTGCCGGCCGCGATCGCGATCGACGCGGTGCGCTACACGCTGCCCAACGGCAATCAGCGCGAACAGTGGAATCGGGAGGTCGCCGATCCCGCGATGCGGCTGGCGTTCCGCTTCGCCCATCTCTGCCAGGACGGGCTCCTGCTCGCAGATCTGATCGAAACACAATGTGCCGGAACCACCTTGGATATGAATACGGCCGGGCGGGCGGAGCGCCCCCAATTCCCCTTGGATACGCCGAATCCGCCCACCGGCGCCGATCCGCGACCCGGTCCGCTGCATCTGGGTTCGGCCCTGGCGCGGGTGGCGGCGGCCGCCGGGCTGCCGGTGACCCCGCCACCACGACTGGCGGTGGGACCCGAGGCGCGGATCGCGCTCGGGGAGTACATCGCGGCGGCCGAACAGCGCTACGGACAGCGTGTCCGAGAAGACCGGGTGGTTCCGGCGTGA
- a CDS encoding alpha/beta fold hydrolase: MTTMKTATLSVPGARLYYEVRGRGPVLLISQSGEGDAHRTEDLVRYLADEFTVVTYDRRGLSRSTIHDDSRPPSLATHADDAHRLLAAVSGEPARMLGCSMGAVIGLHLAADHPEQLDTLIAHEPVAPWLLAPAERAAHLAELEHCRQVFRADGWRAALAPMARTLGIDPARQDAEPGVRLPELTAERAANFEYFLGHDFAAIQRDSLDTGRLRRTAVRIVPATGATTPPHVFDRRCAVELAAVLDTELVTFAGGHNGNMTHPSAYATRIRSVLAASREPSAAGT, translated from the coding sequence ATGACCACGATGAAAACCGCCACCCTGTCCGTCCCCGGCGCTCGTCTCTACTACGAAGTGCGTGGCCGTGGGCCCGTGCTGCTGATCTCGCAGAGCGGGGAAGGCGACGCGCACCGCACCGAAGATCTCGTCCGGTACCTGGCAGACGAGTTCACGGTGGTCACCTACGATCGGCGCGGGCTGTCCCGCAGCACGATCCACGACGATTCCCGGCCGCCGTCGTTGGCGACCCACGCCGACGACGCCCACCGGTTGCTCGCCGCGGTGTCCGGCGAGCCCGCCCGAATGCTCGGCTGCAGCATGGGTGCGGTGATCGGCCTGCACCTGGCGGCCGACCATCCCGAGCAGCTCGACACCCTCATCGCGCACGAACCGGTGGCCCCCTGGCTACTCGCTCCCGCTGAGCGCGCGGCGCACCTGGCCGAACTGGAGCACTGCCGACAGGTCTTCCGGGCCGACGGATGGCGCGCCGCGCTGGCGCCGATGGCGCGCACCCTCGGGATCGATCCCGCCCGGCAGGACGCCGAACCCGGGGTCCGGCTGCCCGAGCTCACCGCCGAGCGGGCCGCGAACTTCGAATATTTCCTCGGCCACGATTTCGCCGCGATACAGCGGGACAGCCTCGATACCGGGCGGTTGCGGCGTACCGCGGTCCGCATCGTCCCCGCCACGGGTGCGACCACGCCGCCGCACGTCTTCGACCGTCGATGCGCTGTCGAACTGGCGGCCGTGCTCGATACCGAGCTGGTCACCTTCGCCGGCGGGCACAACGGCAATATGACCCATCCGAGCGCCTACGCCACCCGGATCCGGTCCGTTCTCGCCGCGTCCCGGGAGCCGTCGGCAGCCGGGACGTAG
- a CDS encoding DoxX family protein, which produces MTRSNSIPRSRAVRLAQAIPVAAVLAETAVGAYWDLARIDYVRDAFDRLGYPMYFATVLGAAKAAALAALLTPGHPRTKEWAYAGLVFVYGGAAASHLAVGDGPDKWATPAAFAACTFAARAWLPQAGVALARRGFPGARPNRLQHN; this is translated from the coding sequence ATGACTCGCAGCAACTCGATTCCGCGATCACGAGCAGTGCGGCTCGCGCAGGCGATTCCGGTCGCCGCGGTATTGGCCGAGACCGCGGTCGGCGCCTACTGGGATCTGGCCCGGATCGATTATGTCCGAGACGCATTCGACCGCCTCGGGTATCCGATGTACTTCGCGACCGTGCTCGGCGCCGCCAAAGCCGCCGCTCTCGCCGCGCTCCTCACCCCCGGCCATCCGCGCACCAAGGAATGGGCCTACGCCGGGCTGGTCTTCGTCTACGGCGGCGCCGCCGCCTCGCATCTGGCGGTCGGCGACGGACCGGACAAATGGGCGACACCGGCAGCGTTCGCCGCCTGCACCTTCGCCGCCCGCGCCTGGCTACCGCAGGCCGGAGTCGCTCTCGCGCGGCGCGGATTTCCGGGTGCCCGCCCGAACCGTCTCCAGCACAACTGA
- a CDS encoding serine hydrolase domain-containing protein: MSTVEIHGTVAEGFEEVRAEFAAVVAAENGESGAQLAAFAGGRPVVDLWAGPEVTATTLTGLHSSTKGAAGLVVASLIQDGVLDIDRPVAHYRPRFGVAGKAEITVRDVLVHRSGLIGADGGFTVAELADDRVVAERMTGQRPYFAPRTAHGYGGFVMYAILGEVVREITAESIQQLFETRIRVPYELDVYLGLPPDLDGRYLPVLPWRATPEAEAAFRANAPGPYSLPGIAYNLNARGFTPGDVMSLPNDPHLRRLGQGSAGGVGSARGLAAMYAAAISGLAGRPPLLSLDTIARITEIHSSGRDLVRGDDAPYSLGFEAKGLIHSFLGVHAFGHAGSAGSDGFADPHSGISYGYTRRRAAFAFSAPENARLAAAIHRAAARREGSRAA, encoded by the coding sequence GTGAGCACGGTCGAAATACACGGCACCGTCGCCGAAGGATTCGAGGAGGTGCGTGCCGAGTTCGCCGCCGTCGTGGCGGCCGAGAACGGAGAGTCCGGCGCTCAGCTGGCCGCTTTCGCGGGCGGCCGACCGGTCGTCGACCTGTGGGCCGGACCCGAGGTCACCGCCACCACGCTGACCGGTCTGCACTCGTCGACCAAAGGGGCTGCGGGCCTGGTGGTGGCCTCGCTGATACAGGACGGCGTGCTCGACATCGACCGGCCCGTGGCCCACTATCGGCCGCGGTTCGGGGTGGCGGGCAAAGCGGAGATCACAGTGCGGGATGTGCTGGTTCACCGGTCCGGGCTCATCGGCGCCGACGGCGGGTTCACCGTCGCCGAACTCGCCGACGACCGGGTGGTCGCCGAACGGATGACCGGGCAGCGACCCTACTTCGCCCCACGCACGGCACACGGTTACGGCGGCTTCGTCATGTACGCGATCCTCGGTGAGGTCGTGCGCGAGATCACCGCGGAAAGCATCCAGCAGCTGTTCGAAACCCGCATTCGCGTCCCCTACGAACTGGATGTGTATCTCGGGCTGCCCCCGGACCTGGACGGCCGCTACCTGCCCGTGCTGCCGTGGCGGGCGACGCCGGAGGCCGAGGCGGCCTTCAGGGCGAACGCGCCGGGCCCCTACAGCCTTCCGGGAATCGCCTACAACCTGAACGCCCGCGGATTCACCCCCGGCGATGTGATGTCGCTGCCCAATGATCCACACCTGCGCCGTCTGGGACAGGGGTCCGCGGGCGGGGTCGGCAGCGCCCGCGGACTGGCGGCGATGTATGCGGCGGCGATATCGGGACTCGCCGGACGGCCGCCGCTGCTGTCGCTGGACACCATCGCGAGGATCACGGAAATCCATTCCAGTGGAAGGGATCTGGTGCGCGGGGACGATGCGCCCTACTCCCTCGGCTTCGAAGCCAAGGGGCTGATCCATTCGTTCCTCGGCGTGCACGCCTTCGGCCACGCCGGGTCGGCGGGCTCCGACGGATTCGCCGACCCGCACAGCGGAATCTCCTACGGCTATACGCGCCGGCGCGCCGCGTTCGCTTTCAGCGCTCCGGAGAACGCCCGGCTGGCCGCGGCGATCCACCGTGCGGCCGCCCGCCGCGAAGGTTCACGGGCCGCCTGA